The Glycine soja cultivar W05 chromosome 3, ASM419377v2, whole genome shotgun sequence genome window below encodes:
- the LOC114406359 gene encoding E3 ubiquitin-protein ligase CHIP-like, with translation MGPNAAAAKQAEKLRIDGNTYFKKDRFGAAIDAYTEAITLCPNVPVYWTNRALCHLKRNDWERVEEDSRKAIQLDSNSVKAHYILGLALLQRQESVKGIKELEKALDLGRGANPKGYMVEEIWQELAKAKYLEWERLSSKRSWELQCLKEACESALKEKHFLDFSQMEGFVDDATTSQSEQLEALERVFNTAAEADTPTEVPDYLCCRITLDIFHDPVITPSGLTYERAVILEHLQKVGKFDPITREPLDPSQLVPNLAIKEAVEAFLDKHGWAYKIE, from the exons ATGGGTCCAAACGCTGCGGCGGCGAAACAAGCGGAAAAGCTCCGAATTGACGGCAACACTTACTTCAAAAAAGACCGTTTCGGTGCCGCCATCGACGCTTACACCGAg GCGATTACGCTGTGCCCTAATGTTCCGGTTTATTGGACGAATCGCGCGCTGTGCCATCTCAAGCGCAA TGATTGGGAGAGAGTAGAGGAAGATTCTCGGAAGGCAATTCAGTTGGACAGCAATTCAGTTAAG GCCCACTATATATTGGGGCTCGCATTGCTTCAGAGACAAGAATCTGTCAAGGGAATCAAAGAATTGGAGAAG GCTTTGGATCTTGGGAGAGGTGCCAATCCCAAGGGCTATATGGTAGAAGAAATATGGCAAGAGCTTGCAAAGGCAAAATACCTTGAGTGGGAACGATTATCGTCCAAACGATCATGGGAATTGCAGTGCTTGAA AGAAGCTTGTGAGTCTGCTCTGAAGGAAAAACATTTTCTGGATTTCTCTCAAATGGAAGGATTTGTAGATGATGCTACTACTTCCCAGTCAGAACAATTAGAGGCTTTAGAAAGAGTCTTCAATACAGCTGCAGAAGCTGACACACCTACTGAG GTGCCAGATTATTTGTGCTGTAGAATTACACTCGACATTTTCCATGATCCTGTAATCACTCCAAGTGGACTTACATATGAGAGAGCAGTGATTCTTGAGCATCTTCAGAAG GTGGGTAAATTCGACCCAATCACACGGGAACCCCTTGATCCATCACAGTTAGTGCCAAACTTGGCCATTAAGGAAGCGGTCGAGGCATTCTTGGACAAACATGGATGGGCCTACAAGATAGAATAA